CAGCAACACCGAGTATTAGCTTCCCGTGATATGCTAGCTGGTATCCATAGAGAGCGATACAAGGTACATTATTAACACGCATCTGATATAATGCATTCGTACATATTTCTTCGCTAAGGATTAGCAACACGGGCATTAAACCGGTCGCTTGTTTGTCCTGTTTGCTCGCTGAGCGCGACACACGGCGGCGTCGTGACCCGCTTCTATTTGGACCAGGTGAACCAGGTAAGGGGCTTAATGTGGTCTTTGCCAAGTTGAATACTTTACCTGACGCTTGGTCCGGTGCCAAGATACTCTCTGACAAGCTTATCCGAGCTCTCTGGTCGGCACCACAACATCCTGTTGTTATTGCGGAACTCTTGTCTTCAGCATTGTTTTAGGGGAGCCACAAAGGAAGCGCACCGATGTTTTCATCATATTAATATCTATCATAAAatagatataaaaataaaatgaaaaaaatgtaacggCAAAATCATGTTATGTTTGACGACCTTCATTTTCTACAGTCTTATCAATTAAGTAGTACATTACTACGTTTCTCTCTCCAATTAGTTACTTACTATGTATTACCTATTAGTGAGCACGTGCTATTACATAAAAAACATGCTacctgaaaaaataaacaaatatatattcagGAATTTATTGTAATCGACCTTGTCATTTAAACTCATCTCGTCTGTCCTTTCTGTGTATCGTGGCTTCTCATTGGCCGTCTGTGGGTCGCTCTCCACAGTGCTGAAATCGCAACTCGTCGTGATCAAGTAAACGGCGATGAGGCAATACGGAGCGTCGGAAAATAAACACCAAAATGGACGATGATCTATTCCAGCTGAGACAGCTACCGTGAGTAAAACCGCCTTGTGCAATTAGTCATTTTCTTGGGATTGAATCACTCTTGTGTGTaacttgtttgtacggccagaTCGCTACACAGAAAAAATAGCTCACGTTGTATCAAGGCGCCAGCGTCATGTGATGCACACCGATGTCAACATACTAAGACGACCTGGAGATAGTGCTGGATGAAATCGTCAAAATCATATAGCTCCCGAAAGCCGTGTCGTCGCATTTGCGTGTCGTTTGTCTATAGGAGACCGGTTTGCTCTGAATTAGACAACGATGACCTCTCTCCCTTAAACAGCCGCTACTCAATTCAGTACAGTACTTAATCTCAGTCTTGTCGCCAGTGGCacttggaaaaacacaaaagactGGGTCGTAGTCAAGCAATATATGTAAAGGAGTTCACCACTCCCTGTAATGCATTATACACACATGTATGCagtgaaacataaaatgaaaaaaagacaacaaatatgCCTCTGTTATTTGGCAATTAGTTTACATGACCATATTCACAAGACCTAGTAAACAGCAAGCATCATCAACCTTTTGGAGAATAACAAAATATCCTCTTGATATTGATTAATGCAAATTGCTACCCATTTGAtatacacttctgaaataacaaatttgctcaaattacctttGAGTATCATGTTTTTATTGTAAGTCAgcgatatttatttatatgaagacactgatcatttgaatgatttCTCACACGGTAATTATTAACAATGTTTTAACAATGAAGCGGCCACCATGCCAACTGATAAGCAGGTCCGCTTCTCAGTGGAGAAGTGCAGAGTTCGAGTccgactctggccttcctgtgtggagttagcatgttctcctaGTGCCTGCGTGgtgttttctccaggtagtccggtttcctcccacattcaaaaaaaaattagttaGGGCCCAGGTGGTTATTTTTCTGTCTTCATGCACCTTTTCTGTTATTGCTGTCtgtctggatggatggaattaatCAATGAATTGCTCAAGCATGTTTTAGAAATGTGTTAGGAAGCCGGAGTACGTGGAGAACCCTCACACAATATCTCACAAGTTAATGTGCAGCATGTAGAACTGAATGTTGTGTACTGTAGTTACAGTGAAAAGATATCGCTGGCACTCTGTCAACTGGTCATTATCAGCATGTAGGAGAAAATTGCACCTTCCATCTCTGCCTTGGTCTTGTCGTATAATTGTATCCTCCAGCCAGCACATACGCAGCTGAATCAGGCCAGATCCAAACCTCAGCGTGAAAAGGTGTTGCATAGAGAGCCCATTTTCAGAACTAACTTGGAATCGGCATAttgccattttatttgtgaATGGATTCGTGAGGGATTTGCACATTCGATATTTCATTCCTAGTGTCGTCCGCTTCCGTCACACGGGGGAGAGCGCACGCTCAGAGGATGATGGCGAAAGTCAAGAGCCATTTGCAGCGGTGCGGGCGGCACAGCCGAAAGAGATGGAGTCTGTAGCCCTCGCAGATGGAGCTCCGGTCCCTCGGGAGTTTGCCAACCCAACTGATGGTAGGCAGCGTAATGTCATCGTTTTTTATCTGTGCACTTTTATAAGCACGATCAGACGCGTTGTGTTCTCTCTTCGCATTCACAAGCTATTTAACTGACTTTTTAGACACATTCATGGTCGAGGATGCTGTTGAAGCCATCGGCTTTGGGACCTTCCAGTGGAAGCTCTCCATCCTCACTGGTCTGTCCTGGGTGAGGACTTCTGTGCTACACATTCTCTCTataatatatctatatagattGTTATactttgtttgattttgttcgCAAACTCCtgattattttgtttagatgGCAGACGCAATGGAGATGATGATTCTAAGCATCTTAGCTCCACAGCTTCACTGTGAATGGAGACTACCAAGTCTGGAGGTGGCACTTCTCACATCGGTAAATATGCTGCCATATCAGTAATTATTGCTCTGTTAGCTCCTGTGCCTAACAATCCTTTTTATGCATGTgcaactctatttttattcattcaaaaataagTGACGATATAATAGAAAAGTGAATTTATTTCAACAGTTCAATTCTAAAAGTGGAATGTATAATTCATAGATTCATTGAagacatgttttagatgttccCCTCCTTCTCTTTCAATAATCAtctcatcagcaaagtctgCAGAAGCCAGATAATGATtctgatcatttaaatcagtTGTATTGGAGGAAGGAAACATCTAAAAGTTGCAGGATAGTGGTCCTCAAAGACTGGAGTTTGACAAGTGTCTTCAAGAGTATCCTGGAGTGTTTCTGTGGAAAttctcatccattcatccagaaGAACATTTGTGATTACCGTAATGTCAAAGGTCACCGTTGTTGCGCTTGAGGTAGCATCTGTCGGCTCACCATCTCTGTTCTAGTTCATCCCAAAAGGCCTGACTGAGGTCAAATTCTTCCACACCAAACACATCCCAACATGCACTAAGGGCACCTGGTTCAATGGTTTGCATATTCAGACAACGTCGTGCTGGGACAGAAAAGAGCCCTTCACAAGCTTTCCCTACAAAGTATAAAATAGGGCTTGTAACATCATGCTTCTTTAGTATGAATATAGTAGCGTATTAAGAGTGCGGTTTATTGCTTTGGATCCactatgtgtatgtgtgcaggagtttggaggttttgttttattgtaaaagAAATATATTATAGTGACGTCCCCACATTCTCTGACACTTCTTGTCAATTAACACAGGCGGTGTTTATTGGGATGATGATCAGCTCCTCGCTTTGGGGAAACATATCTGACAAGTACGGACGAAAGACAGTGAGTATGTTTTCTGTCACGTAAATCGCTAATAGTCAGTGAAAAATACTTTGTGCATTCAAGTCTAGAGATTGCagacaaaaataatttgcagCTGGTTGAGAAAGGGATCCTACCACTTCTGGTTCATGGCAACTGTCCAAGTGCCCCTGAGCAAGGCACCCAAATTACAATTTGTATAATAcatgtatattttaaaatgtattctggAGGATATTATGTGTAAGACTTTCAAGTGAAGGAGAACTGCCTCATTTCGGATGTCATGTGAGCAAAATTATGATTGTCCTCAACAAGTGCAACAGCTCACTGCAGTTCTTGTAAAGCAACAGAAAGCTCTCAGATATGGTCTCAGTGCTCCAGAAGTTTTAAAGGTTTCTCTTCCTCCATTATATGCCAACGCTAGAACCGTATTGATTTGTATCGATGTCTAGCTCATTTGATGGTAGCTGAGACCAAAGGTTTCTTTTCACTGCCCTGTCATGTTCAAGATTTATTCCAACTTTCATTATTTCCCAAAATACTGATATACCATAacatatgtttgtgttttgacaCGAAGGGTCTGACGATGAGTGTGTTGTGGACGATGTTCTATGGTCTGATGAGTGCTTTTGCACCGATCTATGCTTGGATCCTCTTCCTCCGCGCTCTGGTGGGCTTTGGCATCGGTGGAGCGCCGCAGTCGTGTGTATCTCTCATCCACTTCTTTTGAACAACCAGCCAGAGCAAGACTTTGAATTAACGGTGCTTGGTTTCTCATCGTCAGGGTTACATTGTATGCTGAATTCCTTCCCATGAAGTCCAGAGCAACTTGTATATTGCTAATTGAGGTTTGTACTGTCAATATCTGCCTAGCCTGGTGGCCGCGGCTGTTTTATTCTGTGTTCACTGCTTTTGCCTTATAGATATTCTGGGCACTGGGCACAGTGTTTGAGGTCCTTCTTGCTATTCTAGTGATGCCTTCTCTGGGCTGGCGTTGGCTCCTCGGCCTCTCTACCATCCCCCTTTTCATATTTGCCATCCTATGTTTTGTGAGTACAAAGTCAGGAGTAATTCGATGTTCTTTAAAGGAGACGCAGTTTGAAAAACAGACTTTTTAATTAGATAAAATTGTTGGGGGGGACGTGTGTAGTATAAAATCTCTGTCCGCCAGAACATTTCACAAGGCTTCGCGCGGTCTGCCAAATTTCAAACACagtaaactagacttgcccccgaatattgaatgaatatcaagatGTGGCAGTTTTTGACGCCGAGCTCACTTGCGCCTGTCTCCCAAAATAGGGCCCAACGTGTCTTCTTAAAATTGTGAATGTTCACTAAGAAGCTGAGTAAACTGATGAGTCTTTTCCCTTGGGTGGCAGTGGCTACCTGAGAGTGCACGATACGATGTGTTGACGGGAAATCAAGAAAAAGCTCTGGCGACGTTGAAGCGGATTGCCATGGAGAATGGTGTACCCATGCCGCTGGGAAAACTTATTGCAGCTAAACAAGTAAATCCGGTTCTGCAGACCCAAATATAATTCAgctatttttatgctttttgaTTTATGAGTGTTGTAAGACTCCTGATTTCTGTTTTTTCATCAGGAGGATCGTGGGAAGATTCGTGACTTGTTCTCGTCGCACTTCCGCTGGACAACAGTTCTTTTGTGGTTTATTTGGTAAGTTGAAGAAACATTTATTGCTTTTCTcatctaaaaaaacattctgttatGAGTAGTActtaatgggcacatttagcATAATCTTCAGATTGTTGTCTCTCTTGTCCTTAGGTTTGCAAATGCCTTCTCATATTACGGCCTTGTGTTGCTCACCACAGAGCTCTTTCAGGAGGGAGGTGCATGTGGAAGTGAGTCACTgctttagtttttgtttgttttgtttaaattaaAGATTTTAAACTCTTTATTTCTTGCACTCAACTACTTTATGGAGACAAATGCGGTCTCTTCGTGTAACAACCGTATACTGTTGGCCTAATTATTTTAATGAAGGGAGTTAGACCAGCACCAACCACGACATTTGTTGAGTTTATTTTAATGGGataattaattctcatttggataacattttttttttataattaacATCATCATAACATCCTAATGTTAAATGCATATGTAAcatctattttttaattcattcattcattcattcattcattcattcattttccgagccgcttgatcctcactagggtcgcgggggtgctggagcctatcccagctgtcttcgggcagtaggcgggggacaccctgaatcggttgccagccaatcgcagggcacacatagacgaacaaccatccacgctcacactcacacctagggacaatttagagtgttcaatcagcctgccatgcatatttttggaatgtgggaggaaaccggagcacccggagaaaacccacgcaggcccggggagaacatgcaaactccacacagggaggccggagctggaatcgaacccggtacctctgcactgtgaagccgacgtgctaaccactggactaccgggttaTTTACAATAAATGAAGTATTAAATAATTTCATGAGATAAGTGAACAGCTGTATGAAGCTATATGTAACACGCTGAATACATAAATATTCATTTGACGAATTTGGGTGACGCACTGTGACGGGACAAGCAGAAAGGAAGAGGAGAAATGACCTCTGATGTTCACACGAATGCTCATTTAATGAACAGACAAAGAAAACCCTACAGACACAACCCACATCTTGCCCCTGAAGATTTGAAACTGTTATAGGTAAAAATGGAGGACCACCAACATTATTTCTCAATTCAGAAACACCCCCTCCTTCTATACAGTAAAGTGCGTGCCAGGTGGATCAAAAAATAACTGTTGCCTGTGGAACTAGAAATGAAACGTCAAATCTGAAAATACTAAAGGAACAAatctatttgttgttgttgttttgctgttttttgtgggggaggaTATTTAAGCGTAAAAACACAGACACTCCAGTGTAATTAACTGATCGAAtctaaaaatgtgttgttctttatttttgtctagTGTCCAGTGGTAATAAGATGGAACTCAGATGCAGCTTGGAGTGTAAATATTTGAACAGTGATGACTACAAAGACCTGTTGTGGACAACATTAGCGGAATTCCCAggtaccaaaacaaaaaagctttaAGAATGTTTTTCTGGATCATTCTTTTACCAGATCGCTTCATGAAAGCTATTAAAAGTTGTCCATCaatattctgttttgtttttgtaacttGACTCTGTTACATAAACTTATTGAGGTTCCGTCTTCATGTTCCTCAGGGTTGTTGGTGACTTTGTGGGCGATCGATCGCTTAGGTAGAAGGAAGACCATGGCCTTGTGTTTCCTTGTCTTCTCTCTGTGCATCATTCCACTCTATGGTTGTGTGGGGAGGTAAAAGGAGAAACTTGAGAATTATCTTTCTTTGATTGATTATCTTTCTTTGATTTTTCCAGTAAATTGCCTCCTTGTCACAAAGCTAGTATGGcttctcatttttgtcacagagcATCCATGACAGTGCTGATATTCATTGCCAGAGCTTTCATCGCAGGAGGATTCCAGGCTGCCTATGTGTATACACCAGAGGTTAACTCCAGTCTTCACATTGACAGTGCCATGAATAGGATTCGTCCAATGTCAACAAAACCAATACGGCTGTCAAAGACAGAGAAAAGTAGTAGGACATTCACCGTGTTTTCTGATGTTCTACAGGTCTATCCAACTGCAACCAGAGCTTTAGGCTTGGGAACAAGCAGTGGAATGGCGAGAGTTGGTGCACTCATCACACCTTTTGTTGCACAGGTAGCATCTGCAAAGTTTGGCACTTTGATGTGACAAAGGGACATACCAAGCGGCCCTTGGGCTTTCTCTTGCAGGTGTTGTTGGAGTCGTCTGTGTATTTGGCTCTCTCGGTTTACTGCTGTTGCTGCCTGCTTGCCGCTGTCGCGTCTTGCGCACTGCCAATTGAGACAACGGGACGAGGCCTGCAGGAATCCAGCCAGCGTCAGTGGGGCCAGGAGATGACGGGCCGAGCCTCTTCCTCACAAAACACGGGGCCAATCTctcattccagctccggctcccAGGGCTGAGCAATGTTTGAGATTATTACAGTGAATCgtgaaaggacaaaaaaaagcagaagtagCTTTCCGCAAGTCCCATCTACAGACTACGCGCAAAAGCGACTTCAGAGAGGAAGGCCCTCACAAAATGTCATGTCACTGCACAAAAGAGACTTCATCCACCATTGCCATCCCTTTTGCCACTGTAAAGGTACAACAGAATGGCTGGAATGCATGGCATTCTGGTCTGGCCGAAGAAAGGGTGAAGGCAAGTGGGGTCTGTGAGTCTCagaaatggaggaaaaaaaggtctGAAACCTGCTTTCCGATGGGCAGATGAAAAGAGGGGGAACAAGCAATGGTCTAAGTCCCAAACAGGGGTGCCGCGAGGAGAACGTGAGCACATTTCCAAGCGACACGTGGAAACATTTAACAATTTCCTCAATCATCTGGCACAGCTGTGCCTAAAGCACACTGCCTGTGTGCCAACTCTAGTGTCTCATTAAAGCTAAGATGACGAccgaaaataaagtaaaacaaacatttaattcagttgtgtataatctctttttttttcattcactgaAAAGTAAAGAAAATAGCCAAATAAACAACTCTGTTTACAACATAATGATGATGCCCAAGTGTAAATGTGAACACCAATttgttagtattattatttttatttttttaaaggcaagaCATTTCCAGTAGGAATATTCGTTTATGCCATGATCAATTTTTGAGAATGACAAAGGTGAAATCTGGTGACACTTTCATCAGAGTAATGAGTTCATTATGTGTGGGTAGTCTGTGACATTTCTGAAACAAGAAAACATGCATTGTACTAGAAAATACATGATTAGATTGATAGTATGGGACAGTAATGTTTTATAGTTTCATCACATTCTACAAAGCTTAACCAgcctgattaaaaataataaaatactgtGATGAAAATACTTAAAATGTGACTATTTCATTTGACTCTAAACATCATACTGCATCTACAATATGTACTTAATGTTTACTTTAGACTGAAGACAGCCATGTACTTTGGTTTAATTTATACCTCTGTGAATAATTCATCAAatctggtttgtttgttttttggaaagagGTGATATGGAGAATGgtgtaattttacatttattctgTGAGCAATGCTGCTGGTTGTTACAGTATTAATCTAATAGGCATAAATATCTAATGTACACTGAATTTGTCAACACAAAAAGGTAAATGCACATCATGGAAGTAAATAATCTTTGTAAAAGAGATGATTTTGTGTCATTGTTGATGTCAGGGATTTGTAAACTCCCCGTCTCACTAcgtatga
This sequence is a window from Hippocampus zosterae strain Florida chromosome 6, ASM2543408v3, whole genome shotgun sequence. Protein-coding genes within it:
- the svopa gene encoding synaptic vesicle 2-related protein isoform X1, whose protein sequence is MDDDLFQLRQLPVVRFRHTGESARSEDDGESQEPFAAVRAAQPKEMESVALADGAPVPREFANPTDDTFMVEDAVEAIGFGTFQWKLSILTGLSWMADAMEMMILSILAPQLHCEWRLPSLEVALLTSAVFIGMMISSSLWGNISDKYGRKTGLTMSVLWTMFYGLMSAFAPIYAWILFLRALVGFGIGGAPQSVTLYAEFLPMKSRATCILLIEIFWALGTVFEVLLAILVMPSLGWRWLLGLSTIPLFIFAILCFWLPESARYDVLTGNQEKALATLKRIAMENGVPMPLGKLIAAKQEDRGKIRDLFSSHFRWTTVLLWFIWFANAFSYYGLVLLTTELFQEGGACGMSSGNKMELRCSLECKYLNSDDYKDLLWTTLAEFPGLLVTLWAIDRLGRRKTMALCFLVFSLCIIPLYGCVGRASMTVLIFIARAFIAGGFQAAYVYTPEVNSSLHIDSAMNRIRPMSTKPIRLSKTEKSSRTFTVFSDVLQVYPTATRALGLGTSSGMARVGALITPFVAQVLLESSVYLALSVYCCCCLLAAVASCALPIETTGRGLQESSQRQWGQEMTGRASSSQNTGPISHSSSGSQG
- the svopa gene encoding synaptic vesicle 2-related protein isoform X2, which gives rise to MDDDLFQLRQLPVVRFRHTGESARSEDDGESQEPFAAVRAAQPKEMESVALADGAPVPREFANPTDDTFMVEDAVEAIGFGTFQWKLSILTGLSWMADAMEMMILSILAPQLHCEWRLPSLEVALLTSAVFIGMMISSSLWGNISDKYGRKTGLTMSVLWTMFYGLMSAFAPIYAWILFLRALVGFGIGGAPQSVTLYAEFLPMKSRATCILLIEIFWALGTVFEVLLAILVMPSLGWRWLLGLSTIPLFIFAILCFWLPESARYDVLTGNQEKALATLKRIAMENGVPMPLGKLIAAKQEDRGKIRDLFSSHFRWTTVLLWFIWFANAFSYYGLVLLTTELFQEGGACGMSSGNKMELRCSLECKYLNSDDYKDLLWTTLAEFPGLLVTLWAIDRLGRRKTMALCFLVFSLCIIPLYGCVGRASMTVLIFIARAFIAGGFQAAYVYTPEVYPTATRALGLGTSSGMARVGALITPFVAQVLLESSVYLALSVYCCCCLLAAVASCALPIETTGRGLQESSQRQWGQEMTGRASSSQNTGPISHSSSGSQG